A part of Paenibacillus donghaensis genomic DNA contains:
- a CDS encoding peptidase U32 family protein yields MNNKPELLVTAASLEEAAALLDAGADALLIGDDRFGMRLAGHFTLEETAQATEMAHARGAKIYAGLGGLMPNRLLDELPPYVKALGEIGVDGIEFGDPAVLAAVRREAPGMKLHWNAEMTSTNYATANYWGRKGATRVVLARELNMEEMTEMVPLLEVEAQVQVHGMTNIYHSKRKLVESYMSHQGRPSDGGSLGKERGLFLIEAERQDERFPIYEDENGTHIMSSDDICILEDLHVLLEAGVHSLKIEGLLKPAAYNVAVVKAYRTAIDLYAADPQGYAFREEWVDNIRALQDPERELSFGFFYKEQVY; encoded by the coding sequence ATGAACAACAAACCGGAGCTGCTGGTGACAGCAGCTTCCCTGGAAGAAGCGGCTGCCCTGCTGGATGCCGGTGCAGATGCGCTGCTCATCGGGGATGACCGCTTCGGCATGCGGCTGGCTGGGCATTTCACGCTGGAAGAAACCGCGCAGGCTACGGAAATGGCCCATGCGCGCGGAGCCAAGATCTATGCCGGTCTCGGCGGACTGATGCCGAACCGTCTGCTGGATGAGCTGCCGCCTTATGTGAAAGCGCTGGGCGAAATCGGCGTGGACGGGATTGAATTCGGCGATCCGGCAGTCCTGGCGGCTGTAAGACGGGAAGCGCCTGGGATGAAGCTGCACTGGAATGCGGAGATGACCTCTACCAACTACGCTACAGCCAACTATTGGGGCCGCAAGGGAGCAACCCGGGTTGTGCTGGCCCGCGAGCTGAACATGGAGGAAATGACCGAGATGGTGCCGCTCTTGGAGGTGGAAGCCCAGGTTCAGGTGCATGGCATGACCAATATCTATCACTCCAAGCGCAAGCTTGTAGAGAGCTATATGTCACATCAGGGACGCCCCAGCGATGGCGGCAGCCTGGGCAAGGAACGCGGGCTGTTCCTGATTGAGGCGGAGCGGCAGGATGAGAGGTTTCCGATTTATGAGGATGAGAATGGCACGCATATTATGAGCTCGGATGATATTTGCATCCTGGAGGATCTGCATGTGCTGCTGGAGGCGGGCGTGCATAGTCTGAAGATCGAAGGCCTCTTGAAGCCTGCTGCTTACAATGTTGCGGTGGTTAAGGCTTACCGCACAGCGATTGATCTCTATGCTGCCGATCCGCAGGGGTATGCCTTCCGTGAGGAATGGGTGGATAACATCCGGGCGCTGCAGGACCCGGAGCGTGAGCTTTCTTTCGGCTTCTTCTATAAGGAGCAGGTCTATTAA